TCGGATGATGCTAAGAGTAATGCATCCAACGAAAACACTCCTTTCCGCATAGGCAATTGCTTAGGAGGCCGGCAATGACTTTGGTCTATCGTCCCCTGCCCTATGGCGGGCACGAAGACCGGCGGACGGGCCGCCACCTGCTTCTGGTGGTCGCGCTGATCCTCGCCATTCCGACCGCTTTGGGCGCCGGCTGCACCGTCGATGCTCTGCGCAGCTATGCCGTGGAGGCGCGGCTGTCGCAAGCCGTCGATGCCGCCGCATTGGCCGGCGGTCGGGTGATGTTCGATTCGCAACGCGACGGCCACATCCGCAGTTTCTTCGACAAGGCCTTCCCCAACGGCTTCCTGGGATCGAACCTGTCGCCGCTGACGATCGCCGAGGATGCGGCGGCCGGCACGCTGACAGTCAGCGCCCACGCCACCGTCAACGCCATCTTCCTGCGCCTGTTCGGCAAGAAGGAAGTGACGGTGGAGGCCCAATCCGTCGTCCGCCGCGGTCTGCACGCCCGCACCAAGCTGCAATAACTCCCTTTCCGCATTCCAGCCAGCTTCATCGCCGATTCGCGAGGCTCGCATTCGCGGAATGCAGCCCGGCGCCTTCGCAACTGCGGTAGAAGGGACGCACAGCGCCCCTTCCATCGGAGTCCGCGATGCTCGGAACCCTGACGCTCCTGCTGCTCTGCCAACTGGCCGGCGAGTTGGCCGCCCGCCTGCTGCACCTGCCGATCCCCGGCCCGGTGCTGGGCATGCTGCTGCTGTTCGCCGGCCTCCTGCTGCGCGGCGGCGTGCCGGCCGCGATCCAGGACACCGCGGGCGGGCTTCTGCGTCACCTGTCCCTGCTGTTCGTGCCGGCCGGCGTCGGCGTGATGGTGCATGTCACCCGCCTGGAGACGGAGGCGCTGCCGATCATCGTCGCCCTGTTCGGCAGCACCCTGTTCGGCATTGCGGTGACCGCCAAGGTGATGGCCTTCCTGTTGAGCCGCAGCGATCCGCGGCTGGAGGACGTGCAGCCGGCCGGGAATTCGGCGAAGGGAGACCGGACATGAGCGCCGATCTCCACCAGATCTGGGTCTATCTGTCTGCCAGCCCGCTGGCCGGGCTGACGCTGACCCTGGTCGCCTACCAGATCGGCCTGTGGGTGTTCGAGAAGCTGGGCCGCCGCCCGGTGCTGAACCCGGTGCTGATCGCCGTCGTCCTGATCGCCGGCACGCTGAGCCTGTCGGGCATCGATTACCGCACCTACTTCGACGGCGCGCAGTTCGTCCATTTCCTCCTCGGACCGGCCACGGTGGCGCTGGCCGTCCCGCTCTACAACCAGTTCCAGGAGGTGCGGCGCTCGGCCCTGGCAATGATGGTGGCGCTGCTGGTCGGGTCGGCCGCCTCGGCACTCAGCGCGGTGGCGCTGGTCTGGATCTGCGGTGGCACGAAGGTGACGATCCTATCGATGGCGCCGAAATCCGTCACCTCCCCCATCGCCATGGGCGTGTCGGAGCAGATCGGCGGACTGCCATCGCTGACCGCGGTGTTCGTCATCATCACCGGCATCGTCGCCGCCAGCCTCGGCACCTGGGTGCTGAACCTTGTCCGGGTGAAGGACTGGCGCGCCCGCGGATTCGGGATGGGGGTGGCGGCGCACGGCATCGGCACCGCCCGCGCGCTTCAGGTCAACGAGGTGGCGGGCGCCTTCGCCGGGCTGGGCATGGGGCTGAACGGGCTGGCGACGGCGCTGCTGCTGCCCACGCTCTATCACCTGATCTGGGGCTGAGGGCGGCAATGGTTGGTGCATCCCGCAGTCCGATTTTCGCCAATCCGAGCTTGACAGCCATGCCGCACCTGCGCACAGTGCGCCCCATGAACACCATCGACCGCAAGAACGCTCTTCTTCGACTTCTCGGCCCGGCGCTTTAAGCGTCCGGGTTTGTCGCGTTCGCATACCATTTCCATCGGTCGAAGTGTCTGTTCCATGAGCGATGTTTGCAAAGGCGCCGGCATCGGCGTCGCCCGGCAGGGGCCGGGACTGCGACTTACCGACGGTCGCTGAGCCACTTCCGGCGGCTCCGCGGCCGTACCCCTCGCCGGTCCCTCCGCCTTTCAAAATCCGATCCGCCGCCTCCTGCCCGCACTGAAAACCGGGGCCCGAGGCCGCCAGTGGAGCCGAACGACGCCATGAGCACCGCCACCAACATCCCGACCCTGCCGAAGTCCCCGTCCAAATACGCCCCCTTCCCCCAGGTGAAGCTGACCGACCGCCAGTGGCCGTCGCGCACCCTGGACAAGGCGCCGATGTGGTGCTCGGTCGACCTGCGCGACGGCAACCAGGCGCTGATCGAGCCGATGGGGCCGGACCGCAAGCGCGCGATGTTCGACCTGCTGCTGCGCATGGGCTTCAAGGAGATCGAGGTCGGCTTCCCAGCCGCCTCGCAGACCGATTTCGACTTCTGCCGCGAGATCATCGAGCAGGGCAAGATCCCCGACGGCGTCACCATCCAGGTGCTGACCCAGTCGCGTGAGGAACTGATCCGCCGCACCTTCGACGGCATCAAGGGCGCCAAGCGGGCCATCGTCCACCTGTACAACTCCACGTCCGAGCTGCAGCGCCGCGTGGTGTTCGGGCTGGATCGCCAGGGCATCGTCGACATTGCGATCGCCGGCACCAAGCTGATCAAGCAACTGGCCGCCGAAACGCCGGAAACCGAGATCGTCCTGCAGTACTCGCCGGAAAGCTTCACCGGCACCGAGTTGGATTTCGCGGTCGAGATCTGCGAGGCGGTGATGGAGACCTGGGGGGCCTCGCCCACCAACAAGGTCATCCTGAACCTGCCGGCCACGGTCGAGATGTCGATGCCGAACGTGCATGCCGACCAGATCGAGTGGTTCTGCCGCACCCTGAAGAACCGCGAATCGGCGATCATCTCGCTGCACCCGCACAACGATCGCGGCACCGGCGTCGCCGCGGCTGAGATGGGGCTGCTGGCCGGTGCCGACCGCGTCGAAGGCACCCTGTTCGGCAACGGCGAGCGCACCGGCAACGTCGACGTCGTCACGCTGGCGCTGAACATGTTCACCCAGGGCGTCGATCCGGAACTGAACATCGACGACATCAACGAGATCGTCCGCGTGTCGGAATACTGCACGCAGCTGCCGGTCCACCCGCGCCATCCCTATGCCGGCGAGCTGGTGTTCACCGCTTTCTCGGGCTCGCACCAGGACGCCATCAACAAGGGTCTGAAGGCGCTGACCAAGTCCAACACCGGCAAGTGGGAGGTCCCGTACCTGCCCATCGACCCGCAGGATCTGGGCCGCAGCTATGAGGCGGTGATCCGCATCAACAGCCAGTCCGGCAAGGGCGGCATCGCCTATGTGCTGGAGAAGGACTACGGCCTGCAGATCCCGCGCCGCCTGCAGATCGAGTTCTCCAAGGTCGTGCAGCGCGTCGCCGACGAGACCGGCAAGGAGCTGTCGCCCGCCGACATCCACGCCGCCTTCAAGGCGGAGTATCTGGACGCCGACAGCCCGCTGGAACTGGTCGAGCATTCGACCGAGCCGCGCGGCCCGAACTCCGGCGCCCGCGCCATGAGCGTGGTGATGCGCCGCAACGGCGAGATCATCACCACCAAGGGCAAGGGCAACGGCCCGATCGACGCCTTCCTGGACGCCCTGCGCCAGGGCTGCGGCACCGACCTGCACGTCGTCGACTATCGCGAGCACGCCATCGGCTCCGGCGAGGACGCCCAGGCCTGCGCCTACGTCGAGGTGAAAACCGGCGACAGGACGCTGTTCGGCGTGGGCATCGACGCCGACATCGTGACCGCCTCGCTGCGGGCACTGGTGAGCGCCGCGAACCGGGCGACGCGGTAAGGTTCTGGCTTCGATACCCCCACCTAGCCTCC
The Azospirillum sp. TSA2s DNA segment above includes these coding regions:
- a CDS encoding pilus assembly protein TadG-related protein, giving the protein MTLVYRPLPYGGHEDRRTGRHLLLVVALILAIPTALGAGCTVDALRSYAVEARLSQAVDAAALAGGRVMFDSQRDGHIRSFFDKAFPNGFLGSNLSPLTIAEDAAAGTLTVSAHATVNAIFLRLFGKKEVTVEAQSVVRRGLHARTKLQ
- a CDS encoding CidA/LrgA family protein, with product MLGTLTLLLLCQLAGELAARLLHLPIPGPVLGMLLLFAGLLLRGGVPAAIQDTAGGLLRHLSLLFVPAGVGVMVHVTRLETEALPIIVALFGSTLFGIAVTAKVMAFLLSRSDPRLEDVQPAGNSAKGDRT
- a CDS encoding LrgB family protein is translated as MSADLHQIWVYLSASPLAGLTLTLVAYQIGLWVFEKLGRRPVLNPVLIAVVLIAGTLSLSGIDYRTYFDGAQFVHFLLGPATVALAVPLYNQFQEVRRSALAMMVALLVGSAASALSAVALVWICGGTKVTILSMAPKSVTSPIAMGVSEQIGGLPSLTAVFVIITGIVAASLGTWVLNLVRVKDWRARGFGMGVAAHGIGTARALQVNEVAGAFAGLGMGLNGLATALLLPTLYHLIWG
- the leuA gene encoding 2-isopropylmalate synthase, with the translated sequence MSTATNIPTLPKSPSKYAPFPQVKLTDRQWPSRTLDKAPMWCSVDLRDGNQALIEPMGPDRKRAMFDLLLRMGFKEIEVGFPAASQTDFDFCREIIEQGKIPDGVTIQVLTQSREELIRRTFDGIKGAKRAIVHLYNSTSELQRRVVFGLDRQGIVDIAIAGTKLIKQLAAETPETEIVLQYSPESFTGTELDFAVEICEAVMETWGASPTNKVILNLPATVEMSMPNVHADQIEWFCRTLKNRESAIISLHPHNDRGTGVAAAEMGLLAGADRVEGTLFGNGERTGNVDVVTLALNMFTQGVDPELNIDDINEIVRVSEYCTQLPVHPRHPYAGELVFTAFSGSHQDAINKGLKALTKSNTGKWEVPYLPIDPQDLGRSYEAVIRINSQSGKGGIAYVLEKDYGLQIPRRLQIEFSKVVQRVADETGKELSPADIHAAFKAEYLDADSPLELVEHSTEPRGPNSGARAMSVVMRRNGEIITTKGKGNGPIDAFLDALRQGCGTDLHVVDYREHAIGSGEDAQACAYVEVKTGDRTLFGVGIDADIVTASLRALVSAANRATR